One genomic region from Haloterrigena gelatinilytica encodes:
- a CDS encoding helix-turn-helix domain-containing protein, whose translation MKYLDVRLRQPDRMLHPMQRFIREEDAVRYEELRTWNILGPEGDREYELFYAEADREAYEAAIEAVDSVRWYDLTPIDEDSFYVYICQETREEDVRWRQSFAALDLVVVPPVIYDSEAAFYMTVVGAGEDLRAMLEGLPDEIDVTVRAIGEYDRRHAPLTGGLTERQLEAVAAAVAVGYYAVPREAGLEAVAERLNCAASTAGTLLQKAQARVMQRLVRQRGRGFLGDETNATALDAGK comes from the coding sequence ATGAAGTACCTCGACGTTCGGCTCCGTCAGCCCGACCGGATGCTTCACCCGATGCAGCGGTTCATCCGCGAGGAGGACGCCGTCCGCTACGAGGAACTGCGCACGTGGAACATCCTCGGCCCCGAGGGCGACCGCGAGTACGAACTGTTCTACGCCGAAGCCGACCGCGAGGCGTACGAGGCGGCGATCGAGGCCGTCGACTCGGTCCGCTGGTACGATCTCACGCCGATCGACGAGGACTCCTTTTACGTCTACATCTGTCAGGAGACCCGCGAGGAAGACGTCCGCTGGCGCCAGTCGTTCGCCGCGCTCGATCTCGTTGTCGTCCCGCCCGTGATCTACGACTCCGAGGCCGCGTTCTACATGACCGTCGTCGGCGCCGGCGAGGACCTGCGGGCGATGCTCGAGGGGCTCCCCGACGAGATCGACGTCACCGTTCGCGCGATCGGGGAGTACGACCGCCGGCACGCGCCGCTGACCGGTGGGCTCACCGAGCGCCAGCTCGAGGCCGTTGCGGCCGCGGTCGCGGTCGGCTACTACGCGGTTCCGCGCGAGGCGGGGCTCGAGGCCGTCGCCGAGCGGCTGAACTGTGCCGCGAGCACGGCCGGAACGCTCCTCCAAAAGGCGCAGGCGCGGGTGATGCAGCGACTCGTCCGACAGCGCGGGCGGGGTTTCCTCGGGGACGAGACGAACGCGACCGCCCTCGATGCGGGGAAATAG
- a CDS encoding methyltransferase family protein: protein MTDALTSAVFVAGVGLALANFTGIVASALGLVSYWPPGERDWTYYVHWGISHSLNVVVLALTYLSWNSLGLPRVPSLAAGAALFVGGYAVAIAAGLDLGVEETKGLAGDLRTGGWYRYSRNPQYVGYVVATVGFALVANSTLVAVVCAIYLGWWLSLPFAEEPWLRERYGAEYERYSERVPRFVGRRTVRALVGNRADETAVGDGG from the coding sequence ATGACCGACGCGCTGACGAGTGCCGTCTTCGTCGCGGGTGTCGGCCTCGCGCTCGCGAACTTCACGGGAATCGTCGCCAGCGCGTTGGGGCTGGTCTCGTACTGGCCGCCGGGCGAGCGAGACTGGACCTACTACGTCCACTGGGGCATCTCGCACTCGCTCAACGTCGTCGTGCTCGCGCTCACGTACCTCAGTTGGAACAGTCTCGGCCTGCCGCGGGTCCCGTCGCTGGCCGCGGGCGCCGCGCTGTTCGTCGGCGGCTACGCCGTCGCCATCGCGGCCGGCCTGGACCTCGGCGTCGAGGAAACGAAGGGATTGGCCGGCGACCTGCGAACCGGCGGCTGGTATCGCTACTCGAGGAATCCCCAGTACGTCGGCTACGTCGTCGCGACCGTCGGCTTCGCGCTGGTGGCGAACTCGACGCTGGTGGCCGTCGTCTGCGCGATCTACCTCGGCTGGTGGCTCTCGCTGCCGTTCGCCGAGGAGCCGTGGCTTCGCGAGCGGTACGGCGCAGAGTACGAGCGGTACTCCGAGCGCGTGCCGCGGTTCGTGGGGAGACGGACCGTTCGCGCACTCGTCGGGAATCGGGCAGACGAAACGGCGGTCGGCGACGGCGGGTGA
- the thrS gene encoding threonine--tRNA ligase has protein sequence MSESDSQSQERITVVLPDGSELEVASDATVEDCAYEIGPGLGRDTVAGKLDGELVAKEEPVYDGVELEIVTDGSEEYLEVMRHSAAHCLAQAVERLYDEDEVKLAIGPPTDEGFYYDFDNLDVDEEDLAELEDEIEEIIAEDYEIEREDVSIEEAEQRLEGEPYKLELLEEFADENDTVSFYKQGEWEDLCAGPHVDSTGEIGVVELLEIAGAYWRGDEENTMQTRIYGTAFEDESDLEDFLERKQEAEKRDHRRIGNEMNLFSIQDVTGPGLPLYHPPGKTVLKELEDFVEDLNTDAGYDYVETPHVFKTDLWHRSGHYENYQDDMFIFDVGDDEFGLKPMNCPGHAAIFQDQSWSYRDLPIRYAENGKVYRKEQRGELSGLSRVWAFTIDDGHLFIRPDQIRQEVEEIMDMITDVLETFDLEYEMALATRPEKSVGSDEIWDRAEEQLENVLENRAHDYEVEEGDGAFYGPKIDFAFEDAIGRSWDGPTVQLDFNMPERFDLNYVGEDNEEHRPVMIHRALYGSYERFFMMLIEHYEGRFPLWLAPEQVRVLPISDDNLGYAHRVANEFDDFRVEVDGRDSTLERKIRAAHDDRVPYQIIVGDNEEEDGNISVRDRFEDQEYDVEIEDFKQHLEDEIEEQRTQPDFLQD, from the coding sequence ATGTCAGAATCAGATTCCCAGTCACAGGAACGGATAACGGTCGTACTGCCCGACGGCTCCGAACTCGAGGTCGCGTCCGACGCGACGGTCGAGGACTGCGCCTACGAGATCGGCCCCGGTCTCGGCCGCGACACGGTCGCCGGCAAACTCGACGGCGAACTCGTCGCCAAGGAGGAACCCGTCTACGACGGCGTCGAACTCGAAATCGTCACCGACGGCTCCGAGGAGTACCTCGAGGTCATGCGCCACTCCGCGGCCCACTGCCTCGCTCAGGCCGTCGAGCGTCTGTACGACGAGGACGAGGTCAAACTCGCGATCGGCCCGCCGACGGACGAGGGCTTCTACTACGACTTCGATAACCTCGACGTCGACGAGGAGGACCTCGCGGAACTCGAGGACGAAATCGAGGAGATCATCGCCGAGGACTACGAGATCGAGCGCGAGGACGTCTCGATCGAGGAGGCCGAACAGCGCCTCGAGGGCGAGCCCTACAAGCTCGAGTTGCTCGAGGAGTTCGCCGACGAGAACGACACCGTCTCCTTCTACAAACAGGGCGAGTGGGAGGACCTCTGTGCCGGCCCGCACGTCGACTCGACGGGCGAAATCGGCGTCGTCGAACTGCTCGAGATCGCGGGCGCCTACTGGCGCGGCGACGAGGAGAACACGATGCAGACGCGCATCTACGGGACGGCCTTCGAGGACGAGAGCGACCTCGAGGACTTCCTCGAGCGCAAGCAGGAAGCCGAGAAGCGCGACCACCGCCGGATCGGCAACGAGATGAACCTGTTCTCGATCCAGGACGTCACGGGCCCCGGACTGCCGCTGTATCACCCGCCGGGCAAGACGGTCCTGAAGGAGCTCGAGGACTTCGTCGAGGACCTCAACACGGACGCGGGCTACGACTACGTCGAGACGCCCCACGTCTTCAAGACGGATCTCTGGCACCGCTCGGGCCACTACGAGAACTACCAGGACGACATGTTCATCTTCGACGTCGGCGACGACGAGTTCGGTCTGAAGCCGATGAACTGTCCCGGCCACGCCGCCATCTTCCAGGACCAGTCCTGGAGCTACCGCGACCTCCCGATCCGGTACGCCGAGAACGGGAAGGTCTACCGCAAGGAACAGCGCGGCGAACTCTCGGGGCTCTCGCGAGTCTGGGCGTTCACGATCGACGACGGCCACCTGTTCATCCGGCCCGACCAGATCAGACAGGAGGTCGAGGAGATCATGGACATGATCACCGACGTCCTCGAGACGTTCGACCTCGAGTACGAGATGGCCCTCGCGACGCGCCCCGAGAAGTCGGTCGGCTCCGACGAGATCTGGGACCGCGCCGAGGAGCAACTCGAGAACGTCCTCGAGAACCGCGCCCACGACTACGAGGTCGAAGAGGGCGACGGCGCGTTCTACGGGCCGAAGATCGACTTCGCGTTCGAGGACGCCATCGGCCGCTCGTGGGACGGCCCGACGGTCCAACTGGACTTCAACATGCCCGAGCGGTTCGACCTCAACTACGTCGGCGAGGACAACGAGGAACACCGCCCGGTCATGATCCACCGCGCGCTGTACGGCAGCTACGAGCGGTTCTTCATGATGCTCATCGAGCACTACGAGGGTCGGTTCCCGCTGTGGCTCGCGCCCGAGCAGGTCCGCGTGCTGCCCATCTCGGACGACAACCTCGGCTACGCCCACCGGGTCGCCAACGAGTTCGACGACTTCCGCGTCGAGGTCGACGGCCGCGACTCCACGCTCGAGCGCAAGATCCGCGCGGCCCACGACGATCGGGTCCCCTACCAGATCATCGTCGGCGACAACGAGGAGGAGGACGGCAACATCTCGGTTCGGGACCGCTTCGAGGACCAGGAGTACGACGTCGAAATCGAGGACTTCAAGCAGCACCTCGAGGACGAAATCGAGGAACAGCGGACGCAGCCGGACTTCCTGCAGGACTGA
- a CDS encoding NERD domain-containing protein, with protein MKFISAEYDSTGAGVDAELAVWDRLKGCFTADDIGVCYYRYPIVDQQNDDLDREADFVLLHRRYGLAVIECKGYQIDHIEAIEGARWSLNGTTQDHAAPYSQARDQGFRIRSPMMREPSLADERGNCHIAMTPIVALPNITREEWEERGFSDGPSAPRVILRDDLTASSLREVFESLPGDTELTTEQYADARAVLGGGQAISNDRGPVLSEEDTKAGLYETVEKGLKRFDERQEEIGIQIPDGPQQIRGIAGSGKTALLARKAAAMHANHPDWRIAITFNTRSLYQTIQNSVERFYADFGGGEPDWERLEVLHGWGGKSEHGMYYKIAQDAGVTPHHVGSAQDEFGDGGPGELLEACCQQLVDDAPIQERYDAILIDEAQDMEPAFYEMCYEALKPPKRLIWAYDEAQNLTSLSAPSPKHIFGTDDEGEPAVDLRSSYPGGIQKSHIMRKSYRTPRSVLMLAHVFGMGLTSDRGAVQAITTQDGWEDIGYEVLEGDFRRTGEPVSIRRPTEHSPHPLSDNPEAKPFVGFDSFEEKADELVAVADAIAWDVQDHGLDPEDVLAIPLGPIRNIRSIGRRLADLLAERSLDANLVWNGNKSVFAKQDEVTISGVNRAKGNEAASVYLLNLEYLEDPYWHDNRVSPRNEAFVGMTRTRAWCQMTGTGDKNGVFNELERLVESVTDENPVLTFPAPEPTDLENEIGSDETIATTIDQF; from the coding sequence GTGAAATTCATCTCGGCCGAATACGACTCTACCGGGGCCGGCGTGGATGCCGAGTTAGCCGTCTGGGATCGACTCAAGGGGTGTTTCACGGCAGACGATATCGGCGTCTGTTACTATCGCTATCCGATCGTCGATCAGCAGAACGACGACCTCGACCGAGAGGCCGACTTCGTTCTGCTGCACAGGCGATACGGGCTCGCCGTCATCGAGTGCAAGGGGTATCAAATCGACCACATCGAGGCGATCGAGGGCGCCCGATGGTCGCTGAACGGAACGACACAGGATCACGCGGCACCGTACTCGCAGGCGCGGGACCAGGGGTTCCGTATTCGGTCTCCGATGATGCGCGAACCGTCGCTGGCCGACGAACGCGGCAACTGTCATATCGCGATGACGCCGATCGTCGCGCTCCCGAATATCACTCGCGAGGAGTGGGAGGAGCGCGGGTTCAGCGACGGGCCATCCGCACCGCGCGTGATTCTGCGAGATGACCTCACGGCGTCGTCGCTCCGCGAAGTCTTCGAATCGTTACCCGGCGACACCGAACTGACGACGGAGCAGTATGCCGACGCTCGAGCGGTGCTCGGCGGTGGCCAGGCGATCAGTAATGATCGGGGACCGGTGCTCTCCGAGGAAGACACGAAGGCGGGGCTGTACGAGACAGTCGAGAAGGGATTGAAACGATTCGACGAGCGCCAGGAGGAGATCGGCATTCAGATCCCTGACGGGCCACAGCAGATCCGCGGCATCGCTGGCTCGGGAAAGACCGCCCTCCTCGCACGGAAGGCCGCGGCCATGCACGCTAACCACCCCGACTGGCGGATCGCGATCACGTTCAACACTCGAAGTCTCTATCAGACGATCCAAAACTCCGTCGAGCGGTTCTACGCCGACTTCGGCGGCGGCGAACCCGACTGGGAGCGCCTCGAGGTACTGCACGGATGGGGTGGAAAGAGCGAACACGGAATGTACTACAAGATCGCACAGGATGCGGGCGTCACGCCCCACCACGTCGGCTCCGCTCAGGACGAGTTCGGCGACGGCGGTCCGGGGGAGTTACTCGAGGCCTGCTGTCAGCAACTCGTGGACGACGCACCGATTCAGGAGCGCTACGACGCGATACTCATCGACGAGGCACAGGACATGGAGCCGGCGTTCTACGAGATGTGTTACGAGGCGTTGAAGCCGCCGAAGCGACTGATCTGGGCCTACGACGAGGCACAGAACCTCACGAGTCTGTCGGCGCCGAGTCCGAAACATATCTTCGGGACGGACGACGAGGGGGAGCCGGCAGTCGATCTGCGCAGTTCCTACCCCGGTGGGATCCAGAAGAGCCACATCATGCGCAAGTCCTACCGGACCCCGCGCTCGGTGCTAATGCTGGCACACGTCTTCGGAATGGGTCTCACGAGCGACCGCGGTGCCGTGCAGGCGATTACGACTCAAGACGGCTGGGAGGATATCGGCTACGAGGTGCTCGAGGGGGACTTCCGACGAACGGGTGAACCGGTGTCGATCCGTCGACCGACGGAGCACTCGCCTCATCCGTTATCCGATAATCCCGAGGCGAAACCGTTCGTCGGATTCGATTCGTTCGAGGAGAAAGCCGACGAACTGGTAGCCGTCGCTGATGCGATCGCCTGGGACGTGCAAGACCACGGTCTCGATCCCGAGGACGTCCTCGCGATTCCGCTCGGACCGATCCGCAACATTCGATCGATCGGCAGACGACTGGCCGACCTTCTCGCGGAACGGTCGCTCGACGCAAATCTGGTCTGGAACGGCAACAAGAGCGTCTTCGCGAAACAGGACGAAGTGACGATTTCCGGAGTCAATCGCGCGAAGGGCAACGAAGCGGCGTCCGTCTACCTGCTGAATCTCGAGTACCTCGAGGACCCGTACTGGCACGATAACCGCGTCAGTCCCCGAAACGAGGCGTTCGTGGGGATGACCCGGACTCGAGCGTGGTGTCAGATGACAGGAACCGGTGACAAAAACGGCGTCTTCAACGAACTCGAGCGACTCGTCGAGAGCGTCACCGACGAGAATCCGGTACTGACGTTTCCCGCTCCGGAGCCGACGGATCTCGAGAACGAGATCGGTAGCGACGAGACGATCGCCACGACTATTGACCAGTTCTGA